Part of the Antechinus flavipes isolate AdamAnt ecotype Samford, QLD, Australia chromosome 2, AdamAnt_v2, whole genome shotgun sequence genome is shown below.
ACAAGGACAATAGGACGAGAAATTTCAGTTATCATCTAAATAATGACTTTGtgaattataaagcatttactgATGACATAAGGGGTTATCGTGGTTTAGAAAGTACTCTGTAGAATTATCTAGATTTGTTAATAATAAATGGTACAAGAAAACTCTAGTCCAGACACCTGGATCACCTGTACCTAGTGGGGACTTTGCAAAACAGACAATTATCTATCTTAACACTCTCTCCCAGGGCTGTTGCAAGAATCATATCttagaaaaaaaactttgaaaagtaTAAAGCACAGATTATAGGAATATATGTAGTTTGCACCCCAAATGCCTTCACCAAGAAATCTGATCCTTTTCTTTGCTGGGGCAGGGAGAGGACAGCTAGGTagaatctagaagaaaaaaaggagagaagcagAGTAGTCAGGATATGAAAGAGAAGGGTCAGAAGTAGAACCAGAATTCCATCCCCTTCTTCCATAAGGAATAACAAAAAGTGTGTGCTTTGGATCTAGCTCGGACTTTAGCTAGAATCAAAGGGTGTCTAAGCAAAATTCATGTCCTGAGCTGCATAAAGCTGGAATGGgtcttttttggggagaggggccttttttttttaacaggttcCTAGGACCCTGCTCAGAAGCATATGAATCAGTCATCTCAGGCTCCAAGAGAGTCTTGAGGATGTGGCTACTGTAGACCCTACAGAAAAGTGGAAATGAGGACTACAAGAAAATTTCCCCTAGCCCATGGAAGAGAGGAGAGTTTGGCCCCTTAGACCACAACCCTCTTGGTCCCTCTTTCCTTCACCCCCATTAGACAGGGAGAGAAACTTTGACTTCAATCCCTTTATTTCACTTTTAGATACATGAGCCATACAGAACACACTTATAAAATATAATGGGAAACACTTGAAGTTAGTCCAGCCTAAGGCCTACAGAGGTGGGAAAGGAGTGGGTCATTTATTGTAACATCAGCTCATAAGAAAGATCCTCTGCTTCTCAGCAGAGGCCCCGAGTCATCTAAATTCAGGACTGCCATAGCCAATAAAAACATCTGAGACATaggatgagggaaagaaaaaacaggagAGCTTGGGCATGGGTGGGTCCTGGATTCCTTTAAAAGGTTAAGAGAAGTCTAAACCTCTTCGtaattctcccttccttctcttggTCCCCAGGACTCTAGAGAGTTCCCCATAGTAGTGGGGTATATCCAACCGTCAGGGAAGTGGGAAAGGGGATAGGATCTCAGTAAATGTAGGAAGGTACAAATAGTCTCCCTCCTGAGAGGTGCTTTAAGCAATCCTCAGATATTTCTTctgatatttattcattttcaaaatcccAGAATAGATGGGCCCCGATGGCTGATCTCCCTCAGCTCTGGTTTCTTCTGTTGCCTTCCGCCTCTTCCTCGCCTCTGCTGACCTCTGCCTCGATTCCACTGTTGGGGGGGACAGGGGTGCCCCTCACCACCCTCCTCTCCACTCGGTACTCCTGTTGCCCCACACGGGGCTTGCCCCGTACTAGGAACTCTCCATCTTGGTAGGTGATATGCACTTCTGTGTAAGGGTAAGTCCCATACACTCGGAGCAGATCATCCCGGACAAAGTCTGGCAGCTCCTTGATTGGACTCCAACAACGATTTATTCTCCCCCATCGGAGTTCCCCAGAAAAGAAGCTGCCCTCAGACCACACTTCCTGGGATTGCCCGGCCAATCCTGGTCTTGCCTGGGGGTAAGATGCACCACTCCCATAGGAGAGGTGGTAGAACACCGGGTGCTCCAAGGGCCAGACTGGGTACTGGCAGGGGTagcccagagggcagaaccaagCAGCCAAGTCCTGGCTCCTCGCCTGATCACCTGCCGATGGTGGCAGAGGCTGACTATTAAAGTTGTGCAGCGGCATGGGGGGCCACACCACTGGGCCAGGCATGTAGGTATAGGCAAAGACTTGTGGCTGGGCGCCCTGAGATGGCAAGTAGCCGAACGGATACATGGTCCAAGCCCCTCACACTGCCGGTGCTTCACTGCATTGCCTCAGACCTGTGTCTGTATCTCCTCTGGAGCTGGGGGCAGGAGGAGAAAGGGTCAGGAAT
Proteins encoded:
- the C2H10orf95 gene encoding uncharacterized protein C10orf95 homolog encodes the protein MYPFGYLPSQGAQPQVFAYTYMPGPVVWPPMPLHNFNSQPLPPSAGDQARSQDLAAWFCPLGYPCQYPVWPLEHPVFYHLSYGSGASYPQARPGLAGQSQEVWSEGSFFSGELRWGRINRCWSPIKELPDFVRDDLLRVYGTYPYTEVHITYQDGEFLVRGKPRVGQQEYRVERRVVRGTPVPPNSGIEAEVSRGEEEAEGNRRNQS